The segment GCAATAACAAGTATGTGTTGGACAGATGGCTCGCTCGCTCACATCATGTATATGGAAGCGCAAAACGATGACAAGCGCATCTCGCTTAATGCCGGTTTCCAACCGACGCCGTGTTGGTCTGACGGACAGGAGCCCAGTTTTGATCAGGCACGAATTCATTGGGCAGGCAGCAGAAACGGCTGGCAAGTCGGCGTTCCTCGACTTTCTAACCCAGCCTTGCCCCAGAGTGTCACGGAAAAACCTGGGGATCTAATGCGGGCCCATGAAGAATTTTGTGGGCAACAATTGCCATTTCCCTGGCTCCTCTGATGGTGCCGTTACGCAACCGGTTCGGGAAAATGGACCGTTGTTGACGCGACTTTAGCGAGGCAGGCGAGGTTGGCTGCATACTCCGCGGCAGCTTGTCCGGCGATTTCTTCCAGACGGTCCATTTGCTTGGACACGAAGTAGAAGCCCCGGCCCGGAACGACCGCCCCCAATTCGACCAAAAGAGGTGCGAGGTTGACCGTAGGACTCATGGCGTGGGTGAGATCCCCTCCCATATGAACCGGAATTGCTGTTACCCCAGAAAGACCATTTGTCGGATACCTGTCAAGGAAGGCCTTGAGAAGTCCTGTGTAACTGGCCTTATATGTGGGGGAAGCAAACACCACTAGGTCACTCTCTGCGACCCGGGCATTCAGCGCCGCCATTTCGTCAGAGGGCCATGCGAAAATCTCATCTGTGTGGTCGGCCAAATCAATGATCTCCAGCACGTAATGACCGGGATCGAGGAGCTTCTCAACCAAGGTCTTCGCGACCGTAAGCGTGCGTGACATCGGTTTGGGATTTCCCACAACGATCGTTGCTTTCAGTCTCATCGTTCGTTTCTCACTTCGTATCAGTTGATAGGGAAGGCTCGGCGGACACCTGGAACTGGCGGGCGTTGGCCAGCACCGGAATTTTGGTGCGCACATCGTTCACCAGCGAAGGATCGATATCTACTACGACCAGCTCAGGTTCTCCCTCAAGCTTCGCCAAAGTGGAGCCCAGTGGAGAGATCACTGCGCTGCGGCCGATCCCGGTCGGAGCAGCGCCCGCGGGTTCCGCCCCCATGGTTTCGGGATCCCCTTGACCGCAGGCCACCACAAAGGTGGTGCTGTCTAGGGCCCGGGCACGGACTAGCAGGTCCCACTGCTCTGCCTTTCCCTCGCCGGCACCCCAAGATGCGCAAACAATGTTGACTTGGGCGCCCGCTCTGGCGTTGGCCGAGAAGAGGGCGGGGAAACGGACGTCGTAGCAGGTTGCTAATCCGAAGACGGTGCCATGGAGCTCAAAAGTTACGGGTCTTTCGCCCGCGTCAACGGTTTCCGATTCGGTGAAGCCGAAGGCGTCGAAGAGGTGGACCTTGTCATAGGAGGCGTCAATGCCCGGTCCTGTGACCAGCAGAGTGTTCCGTACCCGGCTGCCCTGTCCGGGAGTGAACATTCCTAAGACGATCGCAATGTTTAGTTCCTTGGCTATGCGGCGTACTTCCTCAGCCCACGGGCCATCGAGGGGCTCGGCGACGTCGGCAAGCGAGTGCCCGAAGGCGCGCATAACTGCCTCAGGGAAGACGACAAGTGCGGCGCCCGCCGTTTTGGCCTGAGCGGCGTATTCCCTCACCAAGTCGAGGTTGGCCGTTGGGTCAGCACCGCTGATGATTTGAGCGACTGCAAGACGCATGGAAGAACTCCCATTTGTTGTGTATGTTCGGGGGG is part of the Arthrobacter methylotrophus genome and harbors:
- a CDS encoding NAD(P)H-dependent oxidoreductase, translating into MRLKATIVVGNPKPMSRTLTVAKTLVEKLLDPGHYVLEIIDLADHTDEIFAWPSDEMAALNARVAESDLVVFASPTYKASYTGLLKAFLDRYPTNGLSGVTAIPVHMGGDLTHAMSPTVNLAPLLVELGAVVPGRGFYFVSKQMDRLEEIAGQAAAEYAANLACLAKVASTTVHFPEPVA
- a CDS encoding carbon-nitrogen hydrolase family protein; the protein is MRLAVAQIISGADPTANLDLVREYAAQAKTAGAALVVFPEAVMRAFGHSLADVAEPLDGPWAEEVRRIAKELNIAIVLGMFTPGQGSRVRNTLLVTGPGIDASYDKVHLFDAFGFTESETVDAGERPVTFELHGTVFGLATCYDVRFPALFSANARAGAQVNIVCASWGAGEGKAEQWDLLVRARALDSTTFVVACGQGDPETMGAEPAGAAPTGIGRSAVISPLGSTLAKLEGEPELVVVDIDPSLVNDVRTKIPVLANARQFQVSAEPSLSTDTK